One window of the Babesia microti strain RI chromosome IV, complete genome genome contains the following:
- a CDS encoding Putative transcription elongation factor SPT5 homolog 1 (overlaps_old_locusTagID:BBM_III09740), with the protein MPQEKTESSDNPEEMDSLNFGDKDDADFKGSADSKSKKSGNTLKRRRYKISNKKHDRRIDVSAFLDTEAMEDEEDEDYDYDDGILDLSKESAEAERLEQRRIRMESLTKDGRERRRAGGAAHLETAIDSLTKRYQNLHESEDADELADELADELADEQLFDMPIYDDVSESTSFLPDLSDPKLWLVKLSKSGLARELAISIQNKFFTLKRRGIDLGVFSSFASDTLTNYLYIEADNKRDVIDALTGLRNVYINSVKMVPLSEMPSVFNVVLPDASIPRIDEYVRVRTGLYKGDLGQVFEVDVNNGRVTLRLIPRLDMPTNDQLQSSSQSLEPTVKNVSANGSTGTGFSGMKRPPKNFFNRLEVEEAGGLLEVGFYPGTVRYNNHTFEDSGHILYRISLKGIVTGAHVEATLKELKEFNQRRNVSFDQEALKVTKAKRTLGLYKLGERVKVIKGELTNLKGKIIGVSTNYVKVDTEELGIDSFDVPWGDFVKYFEEGDSVRAISGINAGETGLISLVDLPNRSAVVFSPLSGQEFRCSLENLSLTRSEGTGGQKLLSLNGYTMGDLVQLTNGTIGVLVYIDKNRIAKFLTVNSQLIVGNLSQILCKRNNADQVTKDANMASVRCKCNVIISKGPLKGKNALVLHIWQSWVFLMLADYARGKAGAIHQYVTETSVTCLEGEDVICLNPHTSSQSPTHSLGSNDKKQFDGTNNNTRGGSRYINPFIGKTVKILVGRYKGLLADIVKVEPDRFTVLLKVKPQTMRYKKAECLVIDSVGGGMDCGFERTHHSSRFSSKPPSHINTSSSADGDKGDDRHMQSVPKISSDINRNILFTQKYCKGSVVEITGAGAYQGKTGIVGETISGSRETDFTILHLFVDDDYIAIASESVKPKIPSETSQQVIVMQNGINMNKTGTLVQLDGTMGVVQTSTDYLSVPVEQLCLYVSM; encoded by the exons ATGCCACAAGAAAAAACTGAATCTAGTGACAATCCAGAAGAAATGGACTCCCTTAATTTTGGGGACAAAGATGACGCAGATTTTAAAGGCAGTGCGGATAGTAAATCGAAAAAATCAGGGAATAC GTTAAAAAGGCGCcgatataaaatatctaacaAGAAACATGACCGCAGAATTGATGTTTCAGCATTTTTGGATACTGAGGCCATGGAAGATGAGGAGGACGAGGACTATGATTATGACGATGGGATATTAGACTTGTCTAAGGAATCTGCAGAGGCAGAAAGGCTTGAACAGCGAAGAATTAGGATGGAAAGTTTGACTAAAGATGGGAGAGAAAGGAGAAGGGCTGGGGGTGCAGCTCATTTGGAAACTGCAATTGACAGTCTGACCAAGCGTTACCAAAATCTACACGAGTCAGAGGATGCTGATGAACTGGCTGATGAGCTGGCTGATGAGCTGGCTGATGAACAATTGTTTGACATGCCTATATACGATGATGTAAGTGAGTCCACATCGTTCCTACCAGACCTTTCCGATCCTAAACTATGGTTAGTTAAATTATCCAAAAGTGGATTAGCCAGGGAACTAGCTATTTCAATTCAAAACAAGTTTTTCACGCTCAAACGACGTGGCATAGACTTGGGAGTGTTCTCCTCATTTGCTTCTGATACTCTGactaattatttgtacATCGAAGCAGACAACAAACGGGATGTAATAGATGCCTTAACTGGCTTGAGGAATGTGTACATAAATAGCGTGAAAATGGTCCCATTATCTGAAATGCCTTCAGTGTTTAATGTAGTACTACCAGACGCGTCAATACCACGCATTGATGAATATGTACGAGTTCGGACTGGGTTATACAAAGGAGACTTAGGGCAGGTGTTCGAGGTAGATGTTAATAATGGTCGGGTCACGCTCAGATTGATCCCTAGGCTAGATATGCCAACAAATGATCAATTGCAGTCATCATCGCAATCCCTAGAACCAACGGTAAAGAATGTGAGTGCCAATGGCAGTACTGGCACTGGGTTTAGTGGTATGAAAAGACCGCCTAAAAACTTTTTCAATCGGTTGGAGGTTGAAGAGGCTGGTGGCTTGCTAGAAGTTGGATTTTACCCTGGCACTGTGCGATACAACAATCATACTTTTGAAGACTCTGGGCATATCCTGTACAGAATCAGCCTCAAGGGAATTGTTACGGGTGCTCATGTTGAGGCTACCCTTAAAGAATTGAAGGAATTTAATCAACGCAGGAATGTTTCCTTTGACCAAGAGGCCCTTAAAGTTACCAAGGCCAAACGAACGTTGGGTCTATATAAGTTGGGGGAGAGGGTGAAAGTTATTAAGGGCGAGCTCACTAACTTGAAGGGTAAAATAATTGGCGTGTCAACGAACTATGTGAAAGTGGACACGGAGGAGTTGGGAATTGACAGTTTTGATGTGCCTTGGGGGGATTTTGTCAAGTATTTTGAGGAGGGAGATTCAGTTCGTGCTATTAGCGGCATTAACGCTGGTGAGACTGGGTTAATCAGCCTAGTGGATCTTCCTAACCGTTCTGCTGTAGTCTTTTCGCCACTTTCGGGACAAGAATTTAGATGTTCattggaaaatttgtcGCTAACTAGATCTGAAGGCACTGGAGGACAGAAACTACTCAGCCTAAACGGTTATACAATGGGTGATTTGGTACAACTTACAAATGGTACGATTGGTGTGTTGGTCTACATTGACAAAAATAGGATAGCTAAGTTTTTGACAGTCAATTCACAGCTTATCGTGGGCAATTTGTCGCAGATTTTGTGCAAACGGAATAATGCCGATCAAGTGACAAAGGATGCAAATATGGCAAGTGTCCGCTGCAAGTGCAACgttattatttcaaagGGCCCATTGAAGGGTAAAAATGCGCTAGTGCTTCACATTTGGCAATCGTGGGTTTTTTTAATGTTGGCTGATTATGCCCGAGGAAAAGCGGGTGCAATTCACCAATATGTTACGGAAACCTCCGTAACATGTTTGGAAGGTGAAGATGTTATTTGTCTCAATCCACACACATCCAGCCAATCACCAACTCACAGTCTCGGTTCTAACGACAAGAAACAATTTGACGgcacaaataataatacgAGGGGCGGTAGCAGGTATATTAACCCCTTTATTGGCAAGACTGTAAAGATTTTAGTAGGCAGGTATAAGGGATTACTCGCGGATATTGTTAAAGTAGAGCCAGATCGATTTACAGTATTGCTGAAGGTGAAACCGCAGACAATGCGGTACAAGAAGGCAGAATGCTTGGTAATTGATAGTGTCGGAGGCGGTATGGATTGTGGTTTTGAACGCACACATCATTCCTCTAGATTTTCTAGCAAACCACCATCACATATCAACACTAGTTCTAGTGCTGATGGTGATAAGGGTGATGATAGACATATGCAATCTGTACCCAAAATATCATCCGATATTAATCGCAACATATTATTCACccaaaaatattgtaaagGTTCTGTAGTAGAGATCACAGGCGCCGGGGCTTATCAGGGTAAAACTGGAATAGTTGGGGAGACGATTTCAGGGTCCCGTGAAACAGATTTCACGATCTTACACTTGTTTGTAGACGACGACTATATCGCCATAGCTTCTGAGTCTGTAAAACCAAAAATTCCATCTGAAACTAGTCAACAA GTAATTGTTATGCAAAATGGAATTAACATGAACAAGACAGGGACATTGGTTCAACTGGATGGTACTATGGGCGTTGTACAAACTAGTACCGACTATCTGTCCGTGCCAGTTGAGCAACTATGTCTATATGTATCTATGTGA
- a CDS encoding GTP-binding protein, putative (overlaps_old_locusTagID:BBM_III09745): MLLAVALLVDICFAFKTTQLCKFGYTKLFNNGKNDEIIFSDFTALYENLTKQQLDELSTKIDSFEENVRDSNNKTYVNDLFNRLPLIPPVELTAVRSKANVKGRIGTRAKLVRGNGELALDPGVYNGLHPIKHVKKRIIRELKVKLDWYAKSICKPLKDVYDFYTFLPKHIHPLQYHQLKSSLHLLYSGGKVEESFAGVLEQLSRIKAQIYRKTSQFCIELDEFKKCRDAFMYVKQCVAELDKVISDNEKYIKLYQEYRSYLRKIPTVDIKQCTVAIIGHVNVGKSTLFNNILRESPGKKIQTLGFENCDESTKAIVSELGLGLCGLGETEKLNKLKKLSLAKGGFGHAILSKQPQIAPYNFTTKAISPSQYIFSNIKGIHCCQLLDTPGLLPRNSRFNPYEKLTYTLLRELYMGVIFAVDLTDTNLDDQKRLHDLLRNKYNDRPWINVITKGEDHEGKHHFDNLLDKTKIQQNLQQIYTQLIDINTQICDID, encoded by the exons ATGTTATTGGCCGTTGCACTATTAGTAGACATATGTTTTGCATTTAAAACAACACAACTGTGCAAATTTGGttatactaaattatttaacaatgGAAAGAATgatgaaatcattttttcaGACTTCACCGCTCTTTACGAGAATTTGACTAAACAACAACTAGATGAATTGTCTACTAAAATTGATAGTTTTGAAGAAAATGTACGCGATTCCAATAATAAAACATATGTAAATGATCTTTTTAATAGATTGCCATTAATACCGCCGGTTGAACTAACTGCTGTACGATCCAAGGCCAATGTCAAGGGCCGCATTGGTACCAGGGCAAAACTTGTTAGGGGAAATGGAGAATTGGCCTTAGATCCAGGAGTCTACAACGGGTTACATCCAATTAAGCATGTAAAGAAAAGGATCATTCGTGAACTGAAAGTTAAATTAGATTGGTATGCCAAGAGCATCTGTAAACCATTAAAAGATGTCTACGATTTTTATACCTTCTTGCCAAAGCACATACACCCACTCCAGTATCATCAATTAAAGAGTTCATTGCATTTGCTGTATTCAGGGGGCAAAGTTGAGGAATCTTTTGCGGGTGTATTGGAGCAATTATCACGTATCAAGGCCCAAATTTACAGAAAGACTTCCCAATTCTGTATAGAATTGGATGAATTTAAGAAGTGTCGTGATGCATTTATGTATGTAAAACAATGTGTTGCTGAACTGGACAAGGTTATCAGCGATAATGAGAAGTATATAAAACTTTACCAGGAATATCGATCGTACCTACGCAAAATACCTACAGTTGACATTAAACAATGCACTGTGGCGATCATTGGTCATGTGAATGTGGGAAAGTCGACTCTTTTTAACAACATTTTAAGGGAATCACCTGGAAAGAAAATTCAAACCTTGGGCTTTGAGAATTGTGACGAATCCACCAAAGCAATTGTCAGTGAATTGGGGTTGGGTCTCTGCGGTTTGGGGGAGACTGAGAAGTTGAATAAGCTGAAGAAGTTGTCACTAGCTAAAGGTGGATTTGGACACGCAATTTTGTCTAAGCAACCCCAAATCGCACCTTACAACTTCACAACCAAGGCCATCTCGCCATCGCAATACATCTTCTCAAATATTAAAGGCATTCATTGTTGCCAATTATTAGACACCCCCGGGCTATTGCCCAGAAACAGTAGATTTAATCCATACGAAAAGCTTACATACACTCTGTTAAGGGAGTTATACATGGGTGTAATTTTTGCAGTGGATTTAACAGATACGAATTTAGATGACCAAAAGAGGCTACATGATTTACTAagaaataaatacaatgaTAGGCCATG gataaatgtaataactAAGGGGGAAGATCATGAGGGTAAGCACCACTTTGACAATTTGCTAGACAAAACCAAGATTCAACAAAACCTGCAGCAAATTTATACACAACTAATCGACATAAATACTCAAATTTGCGACATTGactaa
- a CDS encoding hypothetical protein (overlaps_old_locusTagID:BBM_III09750), translating to MIGLYSVTRAILKFGTQSRSLFTLQEFSNYALAEYKKDSKGVDRVIECLIKNNKFVLFLEGTVDRPASLCAMNIVKMLTILQVLPLVTIDILAEPACYGYLNTKLNDTPTSILAANGKIIGNHDEILEYFKNGKLLQVLKHQRIVGPSHLDKYLPISNI from the exons ATGATTGGGTTATACTCCGTCACAAGAGCCATACTTAAATTTGGTACCCAGAGTAGGTCCCTTTTTACCCTGCAagaattttcaaattatgCTTTGGCGGAGTATAAAAAGGATTCAAAAGGTGTTGATCGTGTGATTGAGTGTCTTATCAAAAACAACAAGTTTGTTCTATTTCTAGAAGGCACCGTAGACAGACCAGCATCACTATGTGCTATGAATATCGTAAAAATGTTGACTATTTTGCAAGTTTTGCCCCTCGTAactattgatatattagCGGAACCAGCTTGTTATGGCTACTTGAATACCAAATT GAATGACACACCCACGTCTATTTTGGCAGCAAACGGTAAAATCATCGGGAATCATGATGAAATACTagaatatttcaaaaatggAAAGTTGCTGCAGGTTTTGAAACATCAGAGAATTGTAGGCCCATCACATTTGGATAAATATCTACCAATTTCCAATATTTGa
- a CDS encoding mitochondrial import receptor subunit TOM40 (overlaps_old_locusTagID:BBM_III09755), translating into MFLFPNLKCQVYSPSGPGFLSKLFSFKKAQCESAANESQLPDHMESIPHVDPYELVSFENLSREVKNILTMDNYDGFRLEADKQVVPNLHAGHYLFLGTLMREAGYIYQFGFTYANDDASMLAMSKIDLDGVVTGRFLKKFGKSLELKANCNSCLKIPSRNAYEFAADYSGSDWTASLKTAWQGTWILNGAFSQQIYRNLHIGGEITYICANGASIGSLGARYVNESNIFNAQISRQPDFKSMETMLNQVDSYKFQYVKKVTDRLSLASELEFIPATKESALRTGWEYLFRHARVQGSIDTTGRIAMMAQDASGFGVNGFIDYWNNIYRFGFMMHLVPQQEPPKQ; encoded by the exons ATGTTTCTATTCCCTAATTTAAAGTGCCAAGTATACTCGCCTAGTGGACCTGGGTTCCTGAGCAAACTTTTTTCATTCAAAAAAGCACAATGTGAATCAGCCGCAAATGAGTCCCAGCTGCCAGATCACATGGAATCCATTCCTCATGTTGACCC ATATGAACTAGTCTCTTTTGAAAACCTTTCCAGGGAGGTTAAGAATATTTTGACTATGGATAACTACGATGGATTTCGTCTGGAAGCAGATAAACAGGTCGTGCCTAATCTCCATGCCGGGCATTATCTCTTCCTAGGCACTTTGATGAGAGAGGCTGGTTATATCTACCAATTTGGATTTACCTATGCCAATGATGATGCTAGTATGCTGGCTatgtcaaaaattgatcTGGACGGCGTTGTTACGGGACG attCCTTAAGAAGTTTGGAAAAAGCTTGGAACTGAAAGCTAATTGCAATTCGTGTCTAAAAATACCGAGTAGAAATGCTTATGAATTTGCAGCGGATTATTCTGGATCAGATTGGACAGCCTCCTTAAAAACTGCATGGCAAG GCACGTGGATATTGAATGGAGCATTTTCCCAGCAAATTTATCGCAACTTGCACATAGGGGGTGAAATAACATACATTTGTGCGAATGGAGCGTCAATCGGTTCCCTGGGTGCAAGATATGTCAATGAAagtaacattttcaatgcACAGATATCTCGCCAGCCCGATTTTAAGTCAATGGAAACAATGCTAAACCAGGTAGATAGTTACAAATTCCAATACGTCAAAAAG GTCACAGACCGCCTTTCATTGGCCTCAGAATTGGAATTTATCCCAGCAACTAAAGAATCTGCACTAAGAACG GGCTGGGAATACTTATTTAGACATGCAAGGGTACAGGGATCAATTGACACAACGGGGAGGATAGCAATGATGGCCCAGGATGCATCAG GTTTTGGTGTAAACGGATTTATTGACTATTGGAACAATATCTATAGATTCGGCTTCATGATGCACCTGGTCCCGCAGCAAGAACCACCTAAACAATGA
- a CDS encoding hypothetical protein (overlaps_old_locusTagID:BBM_III09760), whose amino-acid sequence MLYSMLYSVGVTIQMAPIYHLSISTLFFISYQKYAGQQYNYLISCNKIRKIIIKFII is encoded by the coding sequence ATGTTATATTCTATGTTATATTCAGTAGGTGTAACAATTCAGATGGCACCCATATATCATCTATCGATATCAACATTATTTTTCATTAGTTATCAGAAATACGCTGGgcaacaatataattatcttATTTCCTGCAACAAAATAAGGAagataattataaaatttataatataa
- a CDS encoding BMN2 family (overlaps_old_locusTagID:BBM_III09760), producing MAADIYIVMGWIMSIIINSMFTFYIGGIYCISDLEISEISQIESETTSIVQNDNVNNTDTSVKVMLYDSCTIDSRYKHFHFFIPQSVYDKLVYPHKFDTMRFREFNIVFSHDAFLPDECIYDILLYTYKDNYPLLIKVFTSRYTCFYALDSITNKWNNYHLKWNNATDKEFDRNGVICYSPYIKLRIIDDLNYILKDNYTNISNTSNTTPKNEILHITFI from the coding sequence ATGGCGGCAgacatatatattgttatggGATGGATTATGTCgataataatcaattccaTGTTTACATTTTATATTGGCGGTATATATTGCATATCTGATTTGGAAATATCGgaaatatcacaaatagAATCCGAAACTACGTCGATAGTACAAAATGacaatgtaaataatacaGATACAAGTGTTAAAGTTATGTTATATGACTCATGTACAATTGACTCAAGATATAAACACTTCCATTTTTTTATTCCTCAAAGTGTGTATGATAAACTGGTCTACCcacataaatttgatactatGCGATTTAGAGAATTCAATATCGTGTTCAGCCATGATGCTTTTTTGCCTGATGAGTGcatatatgatattttattatatacctATAAAGACAATTACCCACTTTTAATCAAAGTATTTACGTCAAGATACACATGTTTTTATGCACTAGATTCTATCACTAATAAATGGAATAACTATCATTTGAAATGGAATAACGCTACTGATAAAGAGTTTGATAGGAACGGCGTTATATGTTATTCACCATATATAAAACTTagaataattgatgatttaaattatatattaaagGATAACTACACGAACATCTCTAATACATCAAATACAACACCTAAAAACgaaattttacatattacatttatttga